In Lycium ferocissimum isolate CSIRO_LF1 chromosome 11, AGI_CSIRO_Lferr_CH_V1, whole genome shotgun sequence, a single genomic region encodes these proteins:
- the LOC132036963 gene encoding uncharacterized protein LOC132036963 has protein sequence MEKVSLNSQFYFLKNAMKILLPVSVFSLVFTQSYSLLPSLLHSFHEYSSYFSIQLFTYSSERNYIFLLCNGILVFIIKNSFGNISEYPKESHKEKFRESHNNPVALETKAEIVLEKVVETENKVEEEQIETMSQDNLVTVGTVDENEDEAYQESYVEIIEELEDDDEEEESEETLEELNKKCDDFIMKIKKEIKGKN, from the coding sequence atggAAAAGGTGAGCTTGAATAGTCAGttctattttctgaaaaatgcaATGAAAATTCTTCTCCCAGTTTCAGTATTTTCATTAGTGTTTACTCAATCTTATTCATTGCTTCCTTCTCTTCTTCACTCTTTTCATGAATACTCTTCTTATTTTTCAATTCAACTTTTTACCTATAGCTCAGAGAGGAACTATATTTTCCTTCTATGCAATGGAATTCTTGTTTTCATAATCAAGAATTCATTTGGTAACATTTCTGAGTACCCCAAAGAAAGCCACAAGGAGAAATTTAGAGAATCTCATAATAATCCAGTTGCTTTAGAAACAAAGGCGGAAATAGTTCTTGAAAAAGTTGTTGAAACTGAAAATAAAGTTGAAGAAGAGCAAATTGAAACAATGAGTCAGGATAATTTGGTTACTGTTGGAACAGTTGATGAGAATGAAGATGAAGCTTATCAAGAAAGTTATGTTGAAATTATTGAAGAAttggaagatgatgatgaagaagaagaatcagaGGAAACATTAGAAGAGTTGAACAAGAAGTGTGatgattttattatgaaaataaagaaagagatcAAAGGGAAGAATTAA
- the LOC132036287 gene encoding putative protein FAR1-RELATED SEQUENCE 10 has protein sequence MAAKPLNDIWIKRQQCPCGDWKCYIKADGDDQPADVSQREKCETMSSSSQENFFTPYVGQIFKSDDEAFEYYSNFARKNGFSIRKARSTESQNLGIYRRDFVCYRSGFNQPRKKANVEHPRDRKSVRCGCDAKLYLTKEIVDGVAQWYVSQFSNVHNHELLEDDQVRLLPAYRKIQEADQERILLLSKAGFPVNRIVKVLEVEKGVQPGQLPFIEKDVRNFVRTCKKTVQENDALITEKRENDLLELLEACKASEQKDEGFVYSFTTDENGRVENIAWSYGHSLRAYSFFGDAVTFDTTYRSITYNMLLGVWFGIDNHGNALFLGCVLLQDETSQSFSWALQSFVRFMRGRQPQTIVTDIDSGLRDAIAREMPNTKHVICIWQVLSKLSSWFSLPLGLQYPDFKSEFDMLCRLENVEDFEHQWNQLVARFGLGSDKHIALLLSYRASWPISYMRNFCLARTMTIEYWKMVETFMKNILSPQSSLLLFFEQVGLVTNFGNHKKEKQLYIPAKTCLPLEEHARSILTPYAFNVMQHEIMLSMQYSITEMANSSYLVRHYKKMEAECLVIWIHEDEQVHCSCKEFEHSGILCRHSIRVLVSKNYFQIPEKYYPLRWRLESSLALLDDSVVQSSANEYSQVFHDLSGNLYSESFMSKQRINYVNRELKQLLEHVQNMPTVDEVAVSSAPINVSGL, from the exons ATGGCAGCAAAGCCATTGAATGACATTTGGATTAAAAGACAACAATGCCCTTGTGGAGATTGGAAGTGTTACATAAAAGCCGATGGAGATGATCAACCAGCAGATGTTTCTCAAAGGGAAAAGTGTGAAACAATGTCGTCTTCGTCCCAAGAGAATTTCTTTACTCCATATGTTGGTCAGATATTTAAAAGTGATGATGAAGCATTTGAATATTATAGCAACTTTGCTAGGAAGAACGGGTTTTCTATTAGAAAAGCGCGTTCAACAGAAAGCCAAAATTTGGGGATTTATAGAAGGGATTTTGTGTGTTACCGATCTGGATTTAATCAACCAAGGAAGAAGGCCAATGTGGAACACCCTAGGGATAGGAAATCAGTACGGTGTGGATGTGATGCGAAGCTGTACTTGACGAAAGAAATTGTTGATGGTGTAGCACAATGGTATGTTTCTCAGTTTAGTAATGTTCATAACCATGAATTATTGGAAGATGATCAAGTTCGACTACTTCCTGCATACCGAAAAATCCAAGAGGCTGACCAGGAACGGATTCTTTTGCTGTCCAAAGCTGGTTTTCCTGTCAATCGGATAGTGAAGGTGCTGGAAGTAGAAAAAGGAGTTCAACCGGGTCAGTTGCCTTTCATAGAAAAAGATGTCAGAAATTTTGTCAGGACTTGTAAGAAAACTGTTCAGGAGAATGATGCTTTGATCACAGAGAAAAGGGAAAATGATCTTTTGGAGCTTCTTGAGGCTTGCAAAGCCTCAGAACAAAAGGATGAGGGGTTCGTTTACAGTTTTACTACCGATGAAAATGGCAGAGTGGAAAACATCGCATGGTCATATGGACACTCACTTCGTGCATATTCTTTCTTTGGTGATGCTGTCACTTTTGACACCACATACCGCTCTATCACCTATAATATGCTACTTGGTGTGTGGTTTGGAATTGACAATCATGGGAATGCACTTTTTCTTGGATGTGTTCTTCTGCAAGATGAGACATCACAATCATTCTCTTGGGCCTTACAG TCCTTTGTTCGATTCATGAGAGGAAGACAACCGCAGACAATTGTGACTGATATAGATTCAGGGTTAAGAGATGCTATAGCACGCGAGATGCCTAACACTaagcatgttatatgtatatggcaaGTTCTCTCAAAATTATCTAGTTGGTTCTCCTTGCCCCTTGGATTACAGTATCCAGATTTTAAATCTGAGTTTGATATGTTGTGTCGACTGGAAAATGTAGAGGACTTTGAGCATCAATGGAATCAACTGGTTGCTCGGTTTGGACTTGGTTCAGATAAGCACATCGCTCTTCTTCTCTCTTATCGAGCATCCTGGCCAATTTCTTACATGCGGAACTTTTGCCTGGCCCGAACAATGACCATTGAGTATTGGAAAATGGTAGAGACATTCATGAAGAATATCTTGAGCCCTCAATCAAGCTTACTCTTATTCTTTGAGCAG GTTGGTTTAGTCACCAACTTTGGGAATCACAAGAAGGAAAAGCAACTTTATATCCCTGCTAAGACTTGCCTACCTCTTGAAGAACATGCTAGGAGCATTCTTACGCCTTATGCTTTCAATGTCATGCAGCATGAGATTATGCTATCCATGCAGTACTCAATAACGGAAATGGCTAATAGCTCATATCTTGTGAGGCATTACAAGAAGATGGAAGCAGAGTGTCTTGTGATTTGGATTCATGAAGATGAGCAAGTTCACTGTTCTTGTAAGGAATTTGAGCATTCTGGCATTTTGTGCCGACATTCAATACGAGTGCTAGTATCTAAGAACTACTTTCAAATCCCAGAAAAATATTATCCACTTCGATGGAGACTAGAGAGTTCCTTAGCTCTGCTGGATGATTCAGTTGTTCAAAGTAGTGCTAATGAGTATTCTCAAGTTTTCCATGATCTTAGTGGAAATCTATATTCAGAATCATTCATGTCTAAACAGCGTATTAATTATGTTAATAGAGAGCTCAAACAGCTCCTGGAGCATGTACAGAATATGCCTACTGTGGATGAAGTTGCTGTGAGTTCAGCACCTATCAATGTCAGCGGACTCTAG